GGCCTTTTTAACTAAAACGAggatttttaaagattttaaataaaatggcAAACACAGGTACGTTAGATCATAGagatagttcactataatatctctatggttagaTCTATTAATTAATCCATGATAAGACGTGTTGTCCTACTCTGATGTAATTGTACTTTGACCAATCAATCGAACAGGCTTGCATTGCGCCTACGTCGTTGCGTTTTGTTGGGAcaagcttaaagcgtggttcccactagcgacgcaacgcaaggacgtaacgcaacgcaagtgaattcgTAAGcgatcacaagcgatggcttattcgcttgtgattacttcgcttgtcattggttaaaacgcttgcgttgtgtttacgtccttgcgttacgttctagtggaaccacgcttaagaagACGGCGTAATTACGTCAAGGAGGGCACAGCATCTGGTCAAATTAATTAGCTCCTTGAAGCAAACCTACATCGCAATTATCGTCAACATTAATGCATGACGAGGGTTCACATTCCCCCGACGCTAAAAGCAAAGCAAAACAATATGAAGAACATCAAACTACACTGTGGTATTCAAATGCGAAAATGTGCTTATATAATCTGGCTCCTCCGATGGCACCACTCCTGCTAAAACCTAATGGTGATGATAATGTTAATATTAGAGTAGAAACAGATAATGCGTCGATTGAGTAGTATTCCGTTAAAAcacttaattttacatttttattttacaacttatACTTTCCAGCATTATCAAAAGAGGAATGTAGCCTATTGAAAAGTTCTGTGGCAAACTGGtttgaccaacgtaatttaatcAGTATGATCAAAGTTTTGTACGAAGAGTTGGTGACTAGTAAACAAGACTTACATAAATCTACTACAACGTTGGAATTGATCAACTTGGTAAATACTTATAAGGGATTTAGTCAAAATGATCCAAGTCTTTTACTTGCGACAATAAATGTTACTGGGCAACACGGCATATggaacaaaatagaaaaattaaaattacctGAGCTACGTCAAACAAGAACAGTATCAATGTTCAGTGAATTCAGACAGAAGGTAATGAGGCTCGGATTAAAAATGAAGGCTTGTGACGTAAAAAGGATAAGTCATTTGTATGAAGAAACAAAGTTTAGAAAGTATGAGGATAGCTGGAGTTTGATTATTGATCTTGAACATAACGCCCACTTATCTAATAAAAACATGACGAGGTTCATTAGAACGTTAAGCGAGAATAGTCTCGGTCATTTAATATATACTATAGATGGCGgtatgtattacattttatcctgatattgtttatttaaatactataaCATTTAATTTACTAACCAGTATACCTATTTTCAAACAGTATTACATAATTAGATTCAAATTTAACATTTTGCTTGATTATTGATCTTAAACTTATCTTATGAAAACATGATAGAATTCATTGACATGTTAAGAATAAATACGCACTTTTTAATATGCGGAATGTATTCAATTTTATCCTGATAATGGtttatatatactttatacTATATAATTTACTTTACTAACCAGTATATCTAATTTCAATCAGTAGTATACGATAGAGTCAAATTCAATCCACCATTATTCACATATCCACAAAATACTGTTCAATTATTCGGAAGTAAACGAGAGATAATTTGAGCGTATTATCTAGTTTTAGTAATGActctaggtcaggtcaatcgatgAGTCATCGGTCGTCGCCTGGACCATGGATGAAATAAGTATAATTTTGTTCATGCCTGGCCCTAGTAACCATCAAACCTGTGTCACGGTGGGGAGCGAGGACACATGTCCAATCTCCGCATGCGCATATTTCAACAATTAATTATCGTCGGTCGTGGCAAATCCAAAGCCCCCTAATGTTTCTTTACTTTGCTATATGATACAGGTGAACAACAAGTTGATATTGTTGAAAACAGAGACTTTGAATTACCAGGAAccgcaataaaaaaaaaaggtatgtAAATCAGTTTAGAAAAATctgattgatttattttaatctgGTCAAACAATTGTTGATATTATTCGATTGCATTGTGGATTTAAAAGCGGCACGAGGAATGGAGCTCTAAATAGATTAAATTAATCGAATATCTAAACAATTGACCATTAGTAGTAGTAAATACATTTGTCTACTACTGTATTTCCAATGCAATATTTAAGATACAAGTGATTTACCTGCAAATTATTGACTTGTATGTGATCATgaattgtaatactgtactttcatattatatatataatataggcctatatataaacaaattaggcatagaacattaattccaaaccgcccggtaatatactgaaatttaattaattaatttgaaacgataaagatgagactcgaactcggaccgcctgcttgatatgcagatgtcctaaccgtTAGACCacggtattgttcgaactcgattggatagcgactctttaacattctcggcgtggtacggccgGCGGAACagcagcactagtcctcagttgtacgcacgcgcaccagagatcaaattgatacgccctcatcttacagtatttttatttattttatatatacatatgttagtaatatataaattgtttaaaatattatatgaaTCATGAGATGTGCTATTAACTGTAGAATGGcaaacaaataacaaacaaaaaaatcttGGTGAtctataaatgtataaattgaaaaataaaacaaaactagATAATTTGATGATTatctcattttttttataagatcttgtatttttgtattcatgactttttatatatttttaattaattgtttgagAGCTTGTTAACGAAACGAAATTCCTTTTGGACCAATACATTTCTGTATTCTGTGTATTCTGTATTCTGTATTTGGCCTAAGTTTATAATGAAGAAAAGATATGCAATCATGAATTAGTATAAGGCATATAATATGATGTATGTTATATTTGTACATACATGTTTTATATATTCCCATACTTCAAAGAGTTTGGTTATGCTTTGTAACGTGTTACAAaccaaatactgtaattatgtaATTATGATGAATTCGATTagataatgtaggcctatatatataaaaatcatAATGAATGAAGCAATTttaatgatgatgaaataaaagtgggaaacccacaaaagacaaaaaaaaaatacatttgtctgtttaaaccaaaataaaacatgaaattaaatttagttgttattatcatgtattattattcttattttaacCATCAACATCAACTTCGTTTATCGAAGATAATCGGTTATTTTCTGTATCGAATATTACTTTCTTAAAATTTACTTGAGTTGAATTAATATTCTTCTGACAACAAGAAAACTACTCACAGATACAATTAAGAAACAAACCCATgcattataaaccaaaagtctAATTTGAGCCACGGCAGTGGCACTTTATTGGCCGCGAGAACTGTGACAGCCCCatgatttgaacccaggacctgGGATTAACAAGCAAGCTAATCAGACACTAAAGAATCAACAGATCAGAAACCTATATAGTTGGCtctgtatttcttttttatacgTATGTTTTTGTGTCttgtattttataatcattTCCTCCTATAACAGTCAGTCTCATCttttattaaatcaattatacagtaggcctacatcaaatGCAGTACAGTACACggtttttgatgttgttaagacatcaatattaatattgtgtttCTTTATAGCATTGGTTGTTGCTGTTGTCATCGCTGTCATCGCTGTTGTCGTCATCACTTTCAtcactactaggcctataggagGTGatgatttatctttttttatggTTAGGTTGAGGGTTAGGTTATGGTCTATCAATACTAGGTGATACacgtgaaacacatgtgatgctaTATTCCAGAATTCAAATGACACTGGAGAAATTTAGATACAGTATCAAGAATCAGTTGCACGTAACGAGTAAAATCCATCTGTCATGATTAGGTTAGTCATAATGGCATATGAcccaggcatcacatgtgatacatatatGACATTAATTACAGAATTGTATAAAGTGATATTCATGAacaaattatatacataatGTATTAAGTACTGACATTTGGTAGGGAGAACGGTATGAGGGAAATAGTGAACCTCCAGGAAACCACTGTCTGGGGGTCAATGGGTTTTGattaaatgtaatgtttattttgtcgtaggcctataatcattcgtttatttaaatgattttctaatttgtttgagcagtaattatttgtattttatttgtctTTTAACTTAAatgtaactgtttattttgacattttataacaacattattatttttaaatattacttgTGTTTTGCCTACTATActaagtactgtattttttaatttttaattttatttatctgtTAAATGTTAATTGAATTATAGGTCGACCAAATGCGCCAACAGTCACACTGTTGGAACAAAACCTCACTTCCATTACACTACGAATAGAAGACCCTGAATACACCGGTGATCTTGACCTAATTTTCTACAATATCAGCTTTAAATATGAAAGTAGGGGAAAGGATGTCGTTGATTTTAATATGTTTGATTACAGTAAGTCTTCATCaattaagtaaaataaaacaactattGGTTGACATTGATAACCAAGGGCTGCACagaaaatgttgtttatttctcctttttttattattcaatcaGAGGATAAAAATGACAAAGATTTTCAAATTTACACAATCAAAGAACTGTTATCAGAGAAACCATACAAAATCAGAGTGGCTGGCAAGAATAAATATATGTTAGGATACCAAAGCGAAGAATTATACGCTAGAACACTAACAGAAGGTAAGTATCGTTATTTCATGAAGGATACATAACTTAAGATTTAAGTACAGCAATCCATTAGACTTAGGTACCATCAAAATGTCCACAAAAGTTGGTTAAACTGAGTTAAATATGGGTTGGTAATGTGGAAAAAAGACTTTCTGAATACCAAAAAGTTATCTATTGTGATCATTACATagtttgaaaaatatatatacacatatgtATTACCAACTGTCTGAAATGCGACATAGGCTGTACAGTAAGATCAAGAAAATGGTTCCTTTCCTGCCCTAAACTCTGTAAATTAAGAAATGGTCTAATCCGCCATGTATGAACAcataatgtaatacagtaataataatattgtgtagactaataaacatttataactGTTTAGTAATTCATTGTTAGATTccaaacattattataaaacatatggacggattaaaataaaataataaattgttactGTGAGCGTAGGTAGGGAGGATAAGGGAGAAAATCAAACTGTGTACGTCAATACTACTTAGTTAGGGAAAATCAGCACCAAACctagaaaaaattatttacaaagcGACTTTTATGGGAAAACCTTTATATGAATCTAAAATACCACCAAAAAAAAGTTCTAAGGATTTGGCCCATGGGAGACTTTTTTTGGCGtcattttcaaaatggccgcttaCAACTTGACATGCTTGTATCTTAGTAACCATTAATCATGGAGACTTggttttggtcttaaattgttgaGAAGATACATATTCCTATTCTtcataatgaaacattttgtcCAAAAGTGACCAGAAATGATATTTCTGacgttttgacctttgacctcagcttattatatctcaataactactggTCGCATAATCTTCAtattggtctcaaattgttaaGAACATGTATGTTCCTATTTGGTATAATGGAGCATTATGTACAATTGTGACAAGAAGTATGGTTTTATTAACTTTTAACCTTATATGTGAAAAGAGCACCAAACTTGagaaaaaaatcacattttaaatgtttttgaggGTGGGAGAGGGGATTATTCATCATGTAATAACACCGAAACTTGGATATTGCTCCCAGTCGTTTACTTACTAAAGATTCCTTATTATTGGTAATAGTTTAAAATCCACATGTAATTATAGACGTacaatgatattatttttaccaaataatcaactttctttaaaaCATACACCGTCACTTAGACGAAAGCTgatgattttgttgttgttgagaCTAGCCAGATTATTACTGTGTCAGTAAAGCCTAGGTGTCTTCATcagaaaaatgaatgaaaagttaCATGAGCCATTTTCACATTCGTCTAATGTTGGGACTGGTGTTAGTTCACCATTGATGTTTTTTCCAACCGTATTTGGTGGCATCAAAGACATGTACATCAATTTCATGATGTGCTAATTTCCTCCAGTCCAGTACTTGAAACCATACCCTCAATGAGTGCTGTAGGATGGCACCTTCAGTTGGAGAGTGACGCTCAATTGTTAAGCTACCCCTCGCTACCATTTTGGAGTACATACGTACTCTATGTTGTCATGTCTTCATCAGCACCATACATTAGTTGCATCAACGATGAGCATGTCAGCATCTGCTGAATAAGCATGGTAAACATTAATTCCATCCTCGGCTAAAGTCGATCATAATAAGTTAATTAGTTCTTgcttatttttcaaatttgaaaGAAACTGTGTCTtttggacaatacatctttggtTTGTTGACACCTTATAACTTGCACATTTAATCTTTGTTCTTCGTTTGTGTTCATGGTCTTTTATTGATGCATGTGTGTAAGTGTCAAAAATGACTTCTACTGTTCCTGCCTGGAAATTCTTTTTGATATAATTACTGTAGGATTTAATTATATCTAGGAATTTTGAATTTGGAGTCCATGGAGTCTGATGTATCAACCATCCTCCATCTATAACGTACACACACTGGCTGACTCAGATATGGTTTTGAGATAGTTCCCAAGTGACGCCTTGTCAGGCTTCTGTAAAAATTCAGAGGTATCATACAGGGATGTTGATAGAGGTGTCAgttcatattttaatgtttcaCATAGTGAAAAGTTATCACGTTCACTGAGAAGGACAAGTCTTGTAAATAGGGTTGTATTGTTGACATAAGCATTCTTTCCTCCAACTTTCACACATTTTTTACATGTAGACATGATAATGGTTTAATGTTTCGTGTAGACATTCTGTGATTCAGAGGTTTAGCATCTACTTGTTTCTGTATGGTGAGAGACCTATATTGTAGCAATTGTCACAATTTACTTCGTTGACGAATTCAGTGGATAAACCTGTCGACAGTGAAACGATGATTTTACTGTGGATTCTGTGGATCTTCAAAACATTCATTGAACCAATTGAGTACTTGACCGAAGATAGATGTGTCAATTTTCATTGCACTTTGTGAGCATTCTTTGTGTGGCAGGTTTGGAGTGTTTCCTTTGTCTTCTAGTAGGTGATGGATCTCAGAAACATGATTCAAAGTCAGTACCCAAGGCAGGTATGTTGCTCCGCTTGTAGTTGAAGTACCCCTCATCCGGCCCATAGACAAACCGCCCTGTGATTTTGAATGTCTCATAAGGGTCTGTTCAATTGCTATGTCACTCCATACACCTGCCCATTGTTTTTCGTTATATCTGATGGTATGATCCCCATTGCAGAATATCGCCCATGTGGCAGGATCATCTTTTTTCAGCTGCAACATAGTCTGAAGGTATATACTGCTGCCTTTGTCTAATGTGTGTTGCTTCTctatacataaacaaatattctATTTATGCTTACCAAAATTGCATTTGATATGCTGTTGCTGCACTCTTTCTAACAAACATTTGAAATGTATCCTGCTAGATGGCGCTTCCTGATTGGTCAAAAAGTTTAGCCTATGTACAGCCATGTGGTGGCGGTGTTAATActtgaattatattattaataataattgaataatattggTTAATTGGGTTCAACGGTCAATAAATGGTATTTCTACTTGCTTTATAGAAAAATGTGTCATTACTGCAAATATAAAGTTgtacattataaacaaattaagacCAAAACCCACTCTCTAGGTCAAATAGTTATGTAGCTATGAAACTTCCGGTCAagaaaggtcaaaggtcagaaatagCATTGCTGgtaattttttagaaaaatattccATTATTGCAAATAGGAAATTGTACATTGCGAAcaatttgagactaaaattaaGCATCTACACTGTGTGGTTAATGAAGTACTAACTCGTTAC
This region of Antedon mediterranea chromosome 8, ecAntMedi1.1, whole genome shotgun sequence genomic DNA includes:
- the LOC140057726 gene encoding uncharacterized protein, with protein sequence MANTALSKEECSLLKSSVANWFDQRNLISMIKVLYEELVTSKQDLHKSTTTLELINLVNTYKGFSQNDPSLLLATINVTGQHGIWNKIEKLKLPELRQTRTVSMFSEFRQKVMRLGLKMKACDVKRISHLYEETKFRKYEDSWSLIIDLEHNAHLSNKNMTRFIRTLSENSLGHLIYTIDGGEQQVDIVENRDFELPGTAIKKKALVVAVVIAVIAVVVITFITTRPIGGRPNAPTVTLLEQNLTSITLRIEDPEYTGDLDLIFYNISFKYESRGKDVVDFNMFDYKDKNDKDFQIYTIKELLSEKPYKIRVAGKNKYMLGYQSEELYARTLTEGREDKGENQTVYVNTT